A genomic window from Bdellovibrio sp. SKB1291214 includes:
- a CDS encoding LEA type 2 family protein: MKRVALLMSLMLVTGCSYFQNRYAQKPEIDLAKIYFQDTTPLSTTMVFVLSVKNPNKIDFNVDEMTYEIQLDGKEFAKARNDKKTKIPAGETAMLEVPLPVNFLKAMDGIAKVISGQDVGYEINGNAKVSGFSVPFNEKGQFNMNGLKK; the protein is encoded by the coding sequence ATGAAACGCGTAGCTCTTTTAATGTCTTTAATGTTGGTTACAGGCTGTAGTTATTTTCAAAACCGTTATGCGCAAAAGCCTGAAATCGATCTGGCAAAAATTTATTTCCAAGATACCACACCGCTTTCAACCACCATGGTTTTCGTTTTAAGCGTTAAAAATCCGAACAAAATTGATTTCAATGTCGATGAAATGACATATGAAATTCAGTTGGATGGAAAAGAGTTCGCCAAAGCACGCAATGATAAAAAGACAAAAATTCCTGCCGGTGAAACTGCGATGCTCGAAGTTCCATTGCCCGTTAATTTCCTAAAAGCGATGGATGGAATTGCCAAGGTGATTAGCGGTCAAGATGTGGGTTATGAAATCAATGGGAACGCGAAAGTCTCAGGCTTCTCGGTGCCCTTTAATGAAAAAGGCCAATTCAATATGAATGGCCTTAAGAAATAG
- a CDS encoding PQQ-dependent sugar dehydrogenase, translated as MKKIFLAVFSLVTIGICLQVSAEKNPVLPPPYETPSIPNPSTVLGWPEGKTPVAPTGYTVSEFARLISPRFIYVLPSGNILVSQADKRPEDDGEHSPNTVTKFKMNGSTIVEQTTLLKNIKLPFGMIVQNNELYVSTPEKILAYPFVNEEISGEPRTVVELPFPKPQRHWTRHMLFSADGTKLYISVGSVSNVGESPDPLDPHTAAILQVNPDGTDLKVFAGGVRNAVTMAWEPTSGKLWAVVNERDELGDFLPPDYLTSVQEGGFYGWPYAYWGKNEDPRRKGERPDLVEKSITPDFAVGAHTASTGLTFTTGTKMSAPYTEGALVTQRGSWNSSSLVGYKVIYVPFQNGMAVDGESDFLTGFIADLSKSTVYGRPVTTAILADGTVLVADDAGGRIWKVTPATPARTKK; from the coding sequence ATGAAGAAAATTTTCTTAGCTGTTTTTAGTTTAGTGACAATTGGCATTTGTCTGCAGGTCAGTGCAGAGAAAAACCCGGTATTGCCGCCGCCCTATGAGACGCCTTCAATTCCGAATCCATCGACTGTTTTAGGGTGGCCTGAAGGAAAAACTCCGGTTGCCCCTACGGGGTATACAGTTTCTGAATTTGCGCGGCTGATCAGTCCTCGCTTTATCTACGTCCTGCCATCGGGAAATATTTTGGTTTCTCAAGCTGACAAGCGTCCCGAAGATGACGGGGAGCATTCTCCGAATACAGTCACCAAATTTAAAATGAATGGTTCCACGATCGTAGAGCAGACGACCTTGTTAAAGAATATAAAACTGCCTTTCGGGATGATAGTACAAAACAACGAACTGTATGTCAGCACTCCCGAAAAAATATTAGCTTATCCATTCGTGAATGAAGAAATATCCGGGGAACCACGCACGGTGGTTGAATTGCCATTTCCTAAGCCGCAGCGCCATTGGACACGTCACATGCTGTTTTCAGCAGATGGCACGAAGCTGTATATTTCGGTGGGATCGGTCTCCAACGTGGGAGAATCGCCGGACCCACTTGATCCGCATACAGCCGCGATCTTGCAGGTAAATCCAGACGGCACCGATCTTAAAGTTTTTGCAGGCGGAGTTCGCAACGCTGTGACAATGGCGTGGGAGCCAACGAGTGGAAAATTATGGGCTGTAGTGAATGAGCGAGATGAACTTGGTGACTTCCTGCCGCCAGACTATTTAACAAGCGTTCAAGAAGGCGGTTTTTATGGATGGCCCTATGCGTATTGGGGAAAAAACGAAGATCCTCGGCGTAAAGGAGAACGACCTGATCTGGTTGAAAAATCAATCACTCCCGATTTTGCCGTAGGTGCTCATACAGCTTCAACAGGTTTAACTTTCACCACGGGAACGAAAATGTCTGCCCCTTACACGGAGGGAGCTTTAGTTACTCAACGTGGTTCATGGAATAGTTCTTCGTTGGTGGGATATAAAGTTATTTACGTGCCTTTTCAAAACGGAATGGCAGTTGATGGAGAAAGTGATTTCCTGACTGGATTTATTGCGGATCTCTCGAAAAGCACCGTCTATGGTCGGCCTGTAACGACAGCAATCCTTGCTGATGGAACAGTTCTGGTTGCAGATGATGCTGGAGGAAGAATCTGGAAGGTAACGCCGGCGACACCAGCACGTACAAAAAAATAA
- the dnaJ gene encoding molecular chaperone DnaJ has translation MARRDFYEILGVEKGADQDTIKKAYRKLAMQYHPDKNPGNKEAEEKFKEAAGAYEVLSDAQKRAQYDRFGHDAFTGRGGGGGFQDTEDIFSHFGDIFGDLFGGGGPRQQRRNRNEPRRGSDLRYVTEISLKDVISGLEKEIEFDTDENCKVCNGSGAEKGTHPETCHTCGGSGQVVRSQGFFAMASTCPTCHGQGTVVKNPCKPCKGKGRTSVHKKIRLNIPPGVDTGTRLRVATEGEGGYMGGQPGDLYVEIRVKAHNKFERRGDDLIGDLSVPYIQMLLGGEVEVPTVTGKATVEIPRGCENGDNVKLSGEGLPSLRGSRRGDIYYHVSVEFPDKLSKDEEKLLREIAKEKGLKVSAAGKKLFG, from the coding sequence ATGGCTCGAAGAGACTTTTACGAAATTCTAGGCGTCGAAAAAGGCGCGGACCAAGACACTATTAAAAAAGCTTATCGCAAGTTGGCGATGCAGTATCATCCTGACAAAAATCCTGGGAATAAAGAAGCCGAGGAAAAGTTTAAAGAAGCGGCTGGCGCTTACGAGGTTTTAAGTGATGCTCAAAAGCGAGCTCAATACGATCGCTTCGGCCATGATGCGTTTACAGGTCGTGGTGGAGGAGGTGGCTTCCAAGATACGGAAGATATTTTCTCTCATTTCGGTGATATTTTTGGTGACCTGTTTGGTGGAGGGGGTCCTCGTCAACAACGTCGCAATCGTAATGAGCCACGTAGAGGTTCTGATCTTCGTTACGTAACAGAGATTTCTTTGAAAGATGTGATCTCTGGTTTGGAAAAAGAAATCGAGTTCGACACCGATGAAAACTGCAAAGTCTGCAACGGTAGCGGCGCGGAGAAAGGTACTCATCCAGAAACATGCCATACTTGTGGCGGCTCAGGGCAGGTCGTTCGATCTCAAGGTTTCTTTGCAATGGCTTCAACATGTCCGACATGTCACGGTCAAGGGACTGTGGTAAAAAACCCTTGTAAGCCATGTAAGGGCAAAGGTCGCACATCAGTTCATAAAAAAATCCGTTTGAATATACCTCCTGGTGTAGACACAGGTACAAGACTGCGCGTAGCTACCGAGGGTGAAGGCGGCTATATGGGTGGTCAACCCGGCGACCTATATGTAGAAATTAGAGTCAAAGCCCACAACAAATTTGAACGTCGTGGTGATGATTTGATCGGCGATCTTTCGGTCCCATATATCCAGATGCTTCTGGGGGGTGAGGTTGAGGTTCCGACAGTCACAGGTAAAGCGACAGTTGAAATTCCACGGGGTTGTGAAAACGGAGACAATGTGAAGTTGTCTGGAGAAGGATTGCCATCGCTTCGAGGGAGCCGTCGCGGTGATATTTACTATCACGTCAGCGTAGAATTCCCTGACAAGCTAAGTAAGGATGAAGAAAAGCTTCTTCGTGAAATTGCCAAGGAAAAAGGCCTGAAGGTGAGCGCCGCAGGCAAGAAGTTATTTGGATAG
- a CDS encoding tetratricopeptide repeat protein: MFIGNQKFSIYQERIPGVILGILALLMVVSTQSRLAPPVIPKSVYIAPPPMFEHFTFGFNEVMADSLWIRLLQDLDYCEQSIAENTCKNDSWLYHMVDTVTNLSPDFRIAYAVGGLALTVLITDIDGATKIFDKSVKAFPKDWPILYRAAYHYLYEVKDNKRAAELLLMAADNGAPPWTRTLAGRLYTDSGNVDLAEKLLQDMKSSNQDPHLIKRLEQKIESMKARYK, encoded by the coding sequence GTGTTCATAGGAAATCAGAAATTTAGTATTTATCAAGAAAGAATCCCAGGTGTCATACTTGGGATTCTTGCTTTATTAATGGTGGTTTCAACCCAGTCTCGATTGGCACCTCCAGTCATTCCTAAGTCGGTATACATTGCTCCCCCGCCGATGTTTGAGCATTTTACATTTGGTTTTAACGAAGTAATGGCTGACAGCCTTTGGATTCGTCTCTTGCAGGATTTAGATTATTGTGAACAGTCCATTGCAGAAAACACTTGTAAGAATGATTCCTGGCTGTATCACATGGTTGATACCGTGACGAATCTTTCTCCCGATTTTCGCATTGCTTACGCGGTAGGCGGACTAGCACTTACCGTTTTAATAACAGACATCGATGGTGCAACGAAAATTTTTGATAAGTCTGTGAAGGCATTTCCAAAAGATTGGCCAATTTTATACAGGGCAGCCTATCACTATTTGTATGAAGTTAAAGACAATAAAAGGGCAGCCGAGCTTTTGCTGATGGCTGCTGATAACGGGGCTCCTCCGTGGACTCGGACTTTGGCAGGCAGATTATATACTGATTCAGGAAATGTTGATTTAGCCGAAAAGCTTCTTCAAGACATGAAATCCTCAAATCAAGACCCTCATCTGATTAAACGATTAGAGCAAAAAATTGAGAGTATGAAAGCTCGATATAAATGA
- a CDS encoding type IV pilin protein codes for MKRTTRTSQAGFSLVELMVVVAIIGVLAAIAVPAVNKYIAKARQSEAKTNLASLYTSEKAFYAEYTTFDPRFAAIGYSPEGQLRYNVGFASGTNAGPTNGYNGTPANAYMQTYDYCGKRGAMSNGCSLLLGATGAENLLKPTGKTSTATTFIAGAVAIVHSGGPATGDQWSINETKYLRNDSSGIP; via the coding sequence GTGAAAAGAACTACTAGAACGTCCCAAGCGGGTTTCTCACTCGTGGAGTTGATGGTCGTTGTTGCGATCATCGGTGTGTTGGCTGCAATCGCAGTACCAGCAGTTAACAAATACATCGCGAAAGCGCGTCAATCAGAAGCAAAGACAAACTTGGCTTCATTGTATACTTCAGAAAAAGCATTCTATGCTGAGTATACAACTTTTGATCCTCGTTTTGCAGCGATCGGTTATTCTCCAGAGGGGCAACTTCGTTATAACGTCGGTTTTGCTTCAGGTACGAATGCGGGTCCGACAAATGGTTACAATGGTACTCCCGCAAACGCGTATATGCAGACTTATGACTACTGCGGTAAAAGGGGCGCAATGTCCAACGGCTGTTCTCTGCTTCTTGGAGCTACTGGTGCAGAAAACCTGCTGAAACCGACTGGCAAAACATCCACTGCAACCACATTTATCGCTGGAGCCGTTGCGATTGTTCATAGCGGTGGACCAGCGACGGGCGACCAGTGGTCAATCAACGAAACTAAATACTTGAGAAACGACTCTTCAGGTATTCCATAG
- the clpS gene encoding ATP-dependent Clp protease adapter ClpS yields the protein MAEDNGNKNGNYPFSSPEGEAGVQLIPKLDTPKMYKVILLNDDYTPMDFVVLVLRRFFAKSEEEATKIMLDVHKKGAGVAGVYSLEIAEMKVMQVNQFAQLNQNPLKSTLEEEP from the coding sequence ATGGCTGAAGATAACGGAAATAAAAACGGCAACTATCCTTTTTCATCACCTGAAGGCGAAGCTGGGGTCCAGTTAATCCCAAAACTAGACACTCCGAAGATGTATAAGGTGATCCTTTTGAACGACGACTATACCCCTATGGACTTTGTCGTTCTTGTATTGCGTCGGTTCTTTGCAAAATCAGAAGAAGAAGCGACGAAAATCATGTTAGATGTACATAAGAAAGGCGCAGGTGTCGCTGGAGTCTATAGTCTAGAAATAGCTGAGATGAAAGTGATGCAAGTGAACCAATTCGCCCAACTTAATCAGAATCCCCTTAAGAGCACACTGGAGGAGGAACCATGA
- the clpA gene encoding ATP-dependent Clp protease ATP-binding subunit ClpA: MMSRELERKLAEATELAKRHRHEFVTLEHILLVLSESPVMVEILEACAVNVQRLRQDLREHLKVGIPQITDEQLGSYGGFDSWNPEFTLACHRLIQRAAIQMKSAGRNQISEGSLLISLFYEQDSHATFALARQGLSQFDIINYVSHGITKDGKDHEVPPSAAPRTTEFNQESFEEGRGSPLESFCVNLNEKAKAGKLDPLIGREDVLERTIQVLCRRTKNNPLLIGEPGVGKTAVAEGLAQKIVSGDVPEKLKSAVIYSLDLGGLLAGTKFRGDFEGRLKAVVKEIGKRPHTILFIDEIHTIVGAGATSGGSMDASNLLKPALANGEISCIGSTTHQEYRQYFEKDRALNRRFQKIDINEPSNEDCVKILTGLRKSYEEFHHVKYTDAALRASVELSQKHIHGKLLPDKAIDVLDEAGAHFRLKDNTTQEINIDTNEIEETIAKMTGLPVATISSTEKTQLRDLDKKLKALIFGQDDAIDRLVASIKFARSGLGRPNKPIGSFLFTGPTGVGKTEVCRQLAQIMGVHFERFDMSEYMEKHAVSRLVGAPPGYVGYEEGGLLTEAVSKHPYCVLLLDEIEKAHPDINNILLQVMDAGRLTDSNGRVADFKNAVIVMTSNAGAAETARGTIGLVEESRSLLSMDAIKKTFAPEFINRLDAVVSFRDLSDDMVLKITQKFVDELGMVLLQKKVEMNVSQDVVRWLMKKGFDKVYGARPLARTVDEHLKKALVDELLFGRLVDGGRVNVELDKDVLRFQFSTTPNGGAGQKNQKQPVTT, encoded by the coding sequence ATGATGAGCCGCGAGCTTGAACGAAAACTAGCGGAAGCAACTGAACTCGCAAAACGTCATCGCCACGAGTTCGTAACCCTTGAACATATCTTGCTGGTCCTCTCGGAATCCCCAGTCATGGTGGAAATCCTTGAAGCGTGCGCAGTCAATGTGCAACGCCTTCGCCAAGACCTGCGGGAACATCTTAAAGTCGGAATTCCGCAAATCACCGATGAGCAACTGGGCTCTTATGGTGGATTCGATTCTTGGAATCCCGAGTTTACTCTGGCTTGCCATCGATTGATTCAAAGAGCCGCGATTCAAATGAAAAGTGCGGGTCGCAATCAAATTAGCGAAGGCAGCCTTTTGATTTCTTTGTTCTATGAACAAGATTCCCATGCAACATTTGCTTTGGCTCGCCAAGGTCTTTCGCAATTCGATATTATTAATTATGTTTCTCACGGGATCACCAAAGATGGGAAGGACCACGAGGTTCCCCCATCAGCAGCACCTCGGACAACGGAATTCAATCAAGAGTCCTTCGAAGAAGGTCGCGGCTCCCCGCTTGAAAGCTTCTGCGTAAACTTAAACGAAAAAGCCAAAGCTGGAAAATTGGATCCTCTAATCGGTCGCGAAGATGTTTTAGAAAGAACGATCCAAGTTCTTTGCCGTCGTACTAAAAACAATCCTCTATTAATAGGCGAACCCGGTGTTGGTAAAACGGCAGTCGCTGAGGGTCTTGCCCAAAAGATTGTTTCTGGCGATGTGCCTGAAAAATTGAAATCCGCCGTGATCTATTCTTTGGATTTAGGGGGCCTTCTTGCCGGTACTAAATTTAGAGGTGATTTTGAAGGCCGACTCAAAGCAGTCGTAAAAGAAATCGGAAAAAGACCGCACACTATTCTTTTCATCGATGAAATTCATACGATCGTTGGAGCGGGTGCCACGAGCGGCGGCTCCATGGATGCTTCAAACTTGTTGAAACCTGCCTTGGCTAACGGCGAAATCAGCTGTATTGGCTCAACTACTCACCAAGAATATCGTCAATACTTTGAAAAAGATCGTGCGTTAAATCGTCGTTTCCAAAAAATCGACATCAACGAACCTTCTAATGAAGATTGCGTGAAAATCTTGACGGGCCTTCGTAAATCTTACGAAGAATTCCATCATGTGAAATACACGGATGCAGCTTTGCGTGCCTCCGTAGAACTATCACAAAAGCATATTCATGGAAAACTTCTCCCCGATAAGGCAATCGACGTTTTAGATGAAGCTGGAGCTCACTTCCGTTTAAAAGACAATACAACGCAAGAAATCAATATAGATACAAATGAAATCGAAGAGACAATTGCGAAAATGACGGGACTCCCCGTTGCAACGATTTCTTCGACAGAAAAAACTCAGCTGCGTGATCTAGATAAGAAATTAAAAGCTCTTATTTTTGGACAAGATGATGCTATCGATCGCCTGGTTGCCAGCATTAAGTTTGCGCGCAGTGGACTCGGTCGCCCTAACAAACCCATCGGAAGCTTCCTGTTCACCGGCCCTACCGGCGTCGGTAAAACGGAAGTCTGCCGTCAGCTGGCTCAAATTATGGGTGTTCACTTTGAACGTTTCGATATGAGTGAATACATGGAAAAACACGCGGTCTCTCGTTTAGTGGGAGCTCCTCCGGGATATGTGGGGTATGAAGAGGGCGGTCTTTTAACAGAAGCCGTTAGCAAACACCCATACTGTGTGTTGTTGCTAGATGAAATTGAAAAAGCTCATCCAGATATCAACAACATCCTTTTGCAGGTGATGGATGCGGGTCGCTTGACCGACAGCAATGGCCGTGTCGCTGACTTTAAAAATGCGGTGATCGTGATGACTTCCAATGCGGGCGCAGCTGAAACAGCTCGCGGCACGATTGGATTGGTCGAAGAAAGTCGCAGTTTGCTGTCGATGGATGCGATCAAGAAAACATTCGCTCCGGAGTTTATCAATCGCTTGGATGCCGTGGTTTCTTTCCGCGATCTTTCTGATGACATGGTCCTAAAAATCACTCAGAAATTCGTTGATGAACTTGGTATGGTTCTGCTTCAGAAAAAAGTAGAAATGAACGTATCCCAAGATGTGGTGAGATGGCTGATGAAAAAAGGTTTCGACAAAGTTTACGGGGCTCGCCCGCTTGCAAGAACGGTGGACGAACACCTGAAAAAAGCTTTGGTTGACGAGCTTTTATTCGGACGTCTGGTCGACGGTGGTCGTGTCAATGTGGAACTCGACAAGGACGTTTTGCGGTTCCAATTTAGCACCACTCCGAATGGTGGTGCTGGTCAAAAAAATCAAAAGCAGCCAGTTACAACCTAG
- the htpX gene encoding protease HtpX, giving the protein MSFLKRIGLFMLTNLMVIVTIGIVWSIISHVFGLNKLNNYIPYMMVFCAVWGMGGAFISLLMSKWMAKMAYGVQIIEPNNQNPQLRQLVETVHELARRAQLPKMPEVGIYDSADINAFATGPSKSNSLVAVSSGLLQRMNDREVEGVLGHEVAHIANGDMVTMTLIQGIVNAFAMFFSRILANLVSSQVDEKLRGIVHFGVVILGDIAFTLLGSFVVAYYSRKREFRADAGGAKYSSRENMIAALQKLRSVYDLPIPPEEGQAATLMISNRDKGGIAGLMMTHPPLEVRIEALQRGGRL; this is encoded by the coding sequence ATGTCTTTTCTAAAAAGAATCGGATTATTCATGCTTACGAATCTGATGGTCATCGTAACCATCGGGATCGTTTGGTCGATAATCAGTCACGTCTTCGGTCTGAACAAACTTAACAACTACATTCCTTACATGATGGTGTTCTGTGCTGTTTGGGGTATGGGTGGCGCATTCATTTCTTTGCTGATGTCTAAATGGATGGCAAAGATGGCTTATGGTGTTCAAATCATCGAGCCCAACAATCAAAACCCTCAGCTTCGCCAGTTGGTGGAAACAGTTCATGAGTTGGCTCGTCGTGCACAACTACCGAAAATGCCTGAAGTAGGTATTTACGACTCTGCTGACATCAATGCTTTTGCGACTGGCCCCTCAAAAAGTAATTCTTTGGTAGCCGTCTCTTCAGGTCTTCTCCAAAGGATGAATGATCGCGAAGTTGAAGGTGTTCTTGGTCATGAAGTTGCCCATATAGCTAATGGTGATATGGTCACCATGACTTTAATCCAAGGTATCGTGAATGCGTTCGCAATGTTCTTCTCTCGTATCTTGGCGAACCTTGTTTCCTCTCAAGTAGATGAGAAACTTCGTGGGATCGTGCACTTTGGCGTTGTGATCTTAGGGGACATCGCTTTTACATTACTGGGTTCCTTCGTAGTGGCATACTATTCTCGCAAAAGAGAATTCCGTGCTGATGCAGGTGGAGCCAAATATTCTTCCCGCGAAAACATGATCGCAGCTCTTCAGAAGCTTCGTTCAGTTTATGACCTACCGATTCCACCTGAAGAAGGTCAAGCAGCGACTTTGATGATTTCAAATCGTGACAAAGGCGGCATTGCTGGACTTATGATGACTCACCCACCGCTTGAAGTTCGCATCGAAGCCCTTCAACGCGGCGGTCGTCTGTAA
- a CDS encoding lytic transglycosylase domain-containing protein, protein MPRFFISISFLSILMGCATTSRTDTRLEKRLIPQDNPEWTRLYQEATDKKISAPNIACDNFKILSALQDFPIKDLALLRAYEACGTNEKLDALPESINPWYAELYADIRLKESSETKDLKDDLDAYLGKASVESNKKKKEDLLLKALAAAKKLENQEYEAEVQAQLFKNSPRLNPAPSYKELSNVAMDHRFNREFEQALNVYKKILNAKEASADDKFQATKNIRMTYKVAQRRQEYINATSDLVNTTKKQYRDNKKDKKALARYHDALVMLARTLWTEDQTSMAVKTLTETNRQLRGLYPMDEVYFILGRIEEEKGHFEKALEFYEESYKQPVSQAGLRDKLVWLKSWNYYKLQRFDEASRSLQQMRDTAKDPSDKMKAKFWLGRAFKNLNKTNEATAELESLIKEDPLGYYGIMGYRELNREFPVIKGNAQESASASILGVDELQGRLRLQIEWLIAVNEKPFAEKALNQASEDLKKAGINSEKTWLTMFSAYARSGLYLPLFQTIGSLQPEVKDRLLNDHPDLLFPQPYREIVAAASLKSGIPQEFIYSIIRQESAFNPEVRSPVDAFGLMQLLPSVSKNLAATYKLEYKEAIDLYKPEINVPLGAFELKNLMKKYDNQYILAVSGYNANDSAIRGWLKTRYRADAIEFIEEVPYEETRSYIKLTMRNYVFYERLLKSPQAIRFPEQLLSLSK, encoded by the coding sequence ATGCCTCGTTTTTTTATTTCCATCTCATTTCTTTCGATTCTAATGGGTTGCGCGACGACTTCACGCACTGATACTCGCCTTGAAAAACGCCTTATTCCTCAAGACAATCCCGAGTGGACGCGTTTGTATCAGGAAGCTACAGATAAAAAAATATCCGCCCCCAACATCGCCTGCGATAATTTTAAAATTCTTTCTGCTCTTCAGGATTTTCCAATCAAGGATTTGGCACTACTTCGCGCTTACGAAGCTTGCGGAACCAACGAAAAACTGGATGCGCTTCCCGAGAGCATAAATCCTTGGTATGCGGAGTTGTATGCTGATATTCGACTGAAAGAATCATCAGAAACTAAAGATCTGAAGGACGACTTGGATGCCTATCTTGGCAAAGCGAGTGTCGAAAGCAACAAAAAGAAAAAAGAAGATCTACTTTTAAAAGCTTTGGCTGCTGCAAAAAAACTTGAGAATCAAGAATACGAAGCTGAGGTTCAAGCTCAGCTTTTCAAAAACTCCCCACGGCTCAATCCAGCGCCTTCGTATAAAGAACTAAGCAACGTGGCGATGGACCATCGTTTCAATCGTGAGTTTGAGCAAGCCTTAAATGTTTATAAGAAAATCCTGAATGCCAAAGAAGCTTCAGCGGACGACAAGTTTCAAGCGACTAAGAATATCCGTATGACTTACAAGGTAGCACAACGTCGGCAGGAATATATCAACGCAACGTCTGACCTTGTGAACACAACCAAGAAACAATATCGCGATAACAAAAAAGATAAAAAAGCACTGGCAAGATACCATGATGCCTTGGTGATGCTAGCGCGCACGTTGTGGACTGAGGATCAAACATCCATGGCTGTGAAAACTTTGACAGAGACCAACCGCCAACTGCGGGGTCTTTATCCAATGGATGAAGTCTATTTCATCCTAGGGCGCATCGAGGAAGAGAAGGGTCACTTCGAAAAAGCTCTAGAGTTCTATGAAGAAAGCTACAAACAACCTGTCAGCCAGGCAGGCCTTCGCGACAAGTTGGTTTGGCTGAAATCTTGGAACTATTATAAGTTGCAGCGTTTTGATGAAGCTTCACGAAGCCTGCAACAGATGCGTGATACCGCAAAAGATCCATCAGACAAAATGAAGGCCAAATTCTGGCTAGGCCGTGCGTTTAAAAATCTCAATAAAACCAATGAAGCCACAGCTGAACTTGAAAGTCTGATTAAAGAAGACCCTTTGGGATATTATGGCATAATGGGCTATCGTGAATTAAATCGCGAATTCCCTGTGATCAAAGGAAATGCCCAAGAATCAGCCAGCGCAAGCATTTTGGGAGTAGATGAGCTGCAAGGCCGCCTTCGCTTACAAATCGAATGGCTGATCGCTGTCAATGAGAAACCATTTGCTGAAAAAGCATTGAACCAAGCATCTGAAGACTTGAAAAAAGCTGGCATAAACTCTGAAAAAACATGGCTTACGATGTTCTCTGCTTATGCTCGCTCCGGATTGTACTTACCGTTGTTCCAAACAATTGGTTCCCTACAACCGGAAGTTAAAGATCGCCTTTTGAATGATCATCCGGATCTTTTATTCCCGCAACCTTATAGAGAGATTGTCGCTGCTGCTTCACTGAAAAGTGGAATTCCGCAAGAGTTCATCTATAGCATCATTCGTCAAGAGTCCGCATTTAATCCTGAAGTTCGCTCCCCTGTTGATGCTTTCGGGCTGATGCAGCTTTTGCCAAGCGTTTCTAAGAATCTTGCAGCCACATACAAGCTCGAATACAAAGAGGCCATTGATCTTTATAAACCAGAGATCAATGTTCCGCTGGGAGCATTTGAGCTTAAAAACTTAATGAAAAAGTACGACAACCAATACATTCTCGCGGTTTCTGGATACAATGCGAATGACTCCGCGATTCGCGGTTGGTTAAAAACTCGGTATCGCGCGGATGCGATCGAATTTATCGAGGAAGTTCCTTATGAGGAGACCCGTTCCTACATCAAACTGACGATGAGAAATTACGTTTTCTATGAGCGTCTTTTGAAATCGCCTCAAGCTATACGTTTTCCTGAGCAACTTTTATCGTTATCGAAATAG